The following nucleotide sequence is from Lytechinus variegatus isolate NC3 chromosome 12, Lvar_3.0, whole genome shotgun sequence.
CCAGCACCCcttatctctttcatttttgcctctgccatctttacctttgtcattttcaactccgccatttttttacactgttagaaaatttatacttaaaaataaaaactgcaGTAGAATctggagaacacctgtaatcttatactgcactgtgtaatcttacatgcatttgtgtaaaatacagaatggcagaggtaaaaatggcaggggtATGGCATAAAGggagaggtaataatggcagaggtaaagtgGCATGGGTAAAATGACAGCCTAAGGTATAACATGGCCAGGCTTTTAACCCCCGTGCAATAAATtgtcaaaaagcccccgcatgtacaAAGATTGAATAAGAAGTGCATGTCATGGTTAGGCATTGTATCGTATCATTATGTCTTCatcggcctaacaatgctatttacgaattcgttGGAGGTGTACTGTGGGTGCTTTTTAAACGGAAATCaaacaacaaatatttttttcattcaatttatcaggagcaaaatgaaactgcactattCTCATTCGTCATTTTATAACATTCCTTTTTGTCTGGCTGGTTTTTTAATCTAAAGCTTTGCCAGGTTTACCGATacaaaaaggaagaagagtagaccaggggcggatccagctttcgccaataaggggggggggggcgattttttttacccatattttcctcgatcggccgCTCAACGTTGATTtctatttgtttctttgaatggGTATTCCTAATGGTCACTTGTTAGCTTTATtatcacaaaaataaatgaagtagTGTAAGCCCTAATTGAATAgtacgagcgcgaagtgcgagctatttatttaaatggaaatttcatgtaatttttcatgaaaattgaacattctgagcaatgattgtgatcatgaacaagatgtgtatgtaactaaataatgactgcgagcgcgaatcgcaagcagatttgttttaatatacGTTCTGGCCTGATGGGAAAACAGAccttaaggactgtttgcagttacccatgaaaacgatgcatatttcaacaatcaataatgcaagcgcaaagcgcgagctgaatatttttgacattttgacctaagaatttgacattctaagcacttcattgtcatcataaacaggatatgtatataactaaacatttcatgcgagcgcgaagcgcgcgagtggaaaaatatgatttagacctaaaaaatgGGACAGACTATTCATGTTTCGTAAATCACGAAAATGACTAATTGGGCCtattcatacattaataatgcaagcgcgcaAAGTGCGAaaagaacatttttgatattctgatatgaaactggataattcaagcacgtttgaatgaaagaacaaaCTGCGTATCTATTGTGTACGCCTGtttttgagatttagacctagaatctgtgttataaatacatttattatgaaaatcaataatgcgcgAGCACGGAGCTGAAAACAATTGATGTCAATTGAGCCTTTTAAAGCAATATTTCAAGCATCGTAGGAAAGTTGCGAAATGGATATGGATGGTACTTtacaaatgatgcgagcgcgaagcgcgagccgatttttttttcaaatttattatttggaCCCAATtgcaaggacattttgtcatatgaaaatgactattttcctattcctcttcctaagcgggagatgaaacttgtcgaaatcaatattccattctgaaaaagggacattttcattattaggaattcatgaaactGTTACCTTACTTATCAATTTGATATTAATGAGAGCTCGAAATCTGTTGATATTAAGGCCTGAAAACGggcattttaagcatttttaaaatattgtctTACGGCTTGCATGTGCGCATATGGTAATCCTCCTATGTTAGAGCTATAATCGGCCGTTGATGGAGTGCAGGAGACCCATGTGCAAGAGAATGTCTTGTTTGGCGCGCAGTTGCGGTGGCGTGGTTTGCCTACATGTGAACCAACCGAATGCGGTGCCACAGCGAGTAGGCCTGTGTGGATCAGGCCGGCCGTTATGAGGCCGAAAATTAAACATGggtgtaatacatgtacatccttcgtacttttatttctgttttttcagCGTTTACAAGGACATTTTTTTGTTCCCAAAAAGTAGGGGGGTAAACGGGCCTATAAACGGGTGAAATTTCCGGTTTTTAAAGGGGATTCtaaccaaaatgaaaaaaatgttatcaaaggaaaaaagaaaaatcagacaagttgttaggtgcaaagtttgaacaatatcagataaagaataaaaaagttatgaattttttaaaattttgtaatcacccatggagacttcaattGGCCGCATATGTATTGTCattgtgatgtaaggcaaggactaactctttcatgtactccaattcaggcgcgtacgcaggatttttgaaagggggggggggggggtttcgagctgattttttattaatctccccccagtctctaaaaagtgataagcgggggggggggggaatccgcCCTCTTTTTGTAATTACAATTTCTTGCGTCATACATTATTATGTAGGGGTACCGTGCATctaccagaccgacctctggggagacaagccaagccaaaaaaaaaaaaaaaaggaaacgaaaggggggggggtggttgaacccctaacccccccctgcgtacgcgcctgctcCAAttcataaaatggaaaaatgttgttgttttttttcaaaggttttacttcaaattttgtttttctttcatgaggacataagaCAATATACTACCCTGGTTATATTTATATCTCTGCCCACGGGGAACGggtatttcaattcaattcaattaatttctttatttcatttccattcaaaacataatacaaagtaatataaagcgatacaaatcaagtacaattttataggGCATTCCTACTTCataaaacagtataatatagagcataaatggaaatgagggatccactaaaaagcaaagtttgtaaagtgtggatcccacttggaaatgaagaaattatagttgaCTTATTCTTAGATGCGTACATGGTATATATAgctacttaaaggtcaagtccacctcagaaaaatgtagatttgactcaatggagaaaaatcagacaagcacaatgctgaaaatttcatcaaaatcggatggaaaataagaaagttatgacatttcaaagtttcgcttattttcaacaaaatagttatatgaacgagccagttacattcaaatgagagagtcgatgatgtcactcactcactatttcttttgttttttattgtttgaattatacaatatttcaatttttacgaatttgacgattaggacctccttgcctgaagcacaaaatgttaacaaaatggaattccacgtgttcagggaggaatgaaacttcatttcacatgacaatgacgagaaaatcaaaatatttcatatttcatataataaaatacaaaagaagtagtgagtgagtgatgtcatcaactctctcatttggatgtaactggctcgttcatttaactattttgttgaaaataagcgaaactttaaaatgccataactttcttattttacatccgattttgatgaaattttcagtgttatgcttgttgaatttttctctttttattcaaatcaagtttttgttggggtggacttgtcctttaagagaaAACCGCAAACCCCTGATAATTACATGGCCAagagaaagttgtccttgccccttgtcatgaTTTACTATcctagttgccaatttgaaatctacatagtcttagggatctcaattttaaagaagccataactttttttattgcttgtccgatttctttcaaaccttcaccattctgtttgatttatttttctcctttccaacacaacatttatgaccaaggctggattcccctataaacaagaaaataaaaatacatttacatgtaaatttgtttttttatttcatgtcagGTCCGTGTTCTCTATGTCCAGAAGGAGCTCCCGGTCCCCGTGGACCACCTGGAGACATTGGCCTGCCGGGAAGAGACGGTCGTGATGGGAGGGACGCTTCGTGTAATGGCCAACTATCAGGTAGAATAATGGTGACGACGGGAGTCAAACTGTCGTTAATacttcagtcacatttgctctacggcggccgtacggcgagtcgaaaacgttttaacattttttttaccagctTCATAATTGTATCTCCCGAACATGCAGAGTTCGGAGGGAACTATGGATTTGGCCTCGTCGCGCCGCagcagagatttccttgtgagcgctctaccaactgtatttcttctccgatcatcttcaaatgtggcatgaaggtccattatggAAAACCAAAGTCGCCTAATGATTTTTGAGTGGGTGGAGacatggttgccatggtaaccataTATTTGTGGAAAATTTGGTAAAACCTAgctgtaacttttttttcagttcgTCATAACAGTTGGCACACAGAAGCAATATCAGAAGGTAAAGCGAAGATgcctaccatttttttttttgggggggagggtcTTTATTGCCATTGTAACAACCCAAATGAGTGTTAACAATAACTATGACAATCCAATGTATCATGCCTACTTCATCCcaaggtacatgtatcataatACCATGCTGTTCCCATATAGAAAGTTTGTCATATCAGTTGGCACACAGAAGCAATATCAGAAGGTAAAGCGAAGATGCCTGTCAtttttggtgtgtgtgtggggggtctTAGGGTTAGGTTTACGAAACATATCCAGATTactctatttttttctaacagatGCTACTACAGATTCACGCTGCTGCGtcatattattgtcatcaaatttggtaCCCAGAGGCAAAATGTGGGCAGGGGCATTGttgccatgataattgtatttatggGCCCtatgtcaaatttctgtgtgatGTCTATCGCAATGATAGATTATGCGGTGGATTCGCCGTAGGTTCGGGGCGTACATGTGCTCGGCCGCGCGACGCGCCGAGCATTTCTACTTATagatgattttaataaaaaaatcgaCTCGCCGCACGGCCGCCATATAGCAAATGTGactgtgatgataatgataggaatgatgataataagaaaaaaaacaccactAATTGATTATAATAAcgattattgataataatgttaCCTGATGACAAACTTGATACACTCGAAATACAATCGTTGTGGGCAATATCCTAACTCCATTTTTGCTTAGTATTGAAATTAACTTCTATTCACCATAATCCAAACAATCAGGGATGGCGTCATTCACGGGGGAGGAAGGGGACAATATAAATGcccctcggggggggggggggcagtcaaatgtattgctgaacacatgcatgaccaaattatttccgaACACCCCCTAAAGGCGTTTTCctctgtgtgcaaaattacCCCCCACACAAAATAATTCGCTGGATTTAATTCCATATTTTGGCCCCTTAAAAATTTCTCGCCAGATCATATGAcccggggaaaaagcttgggaaaATGGAATACCCTAAACATGTTTGGCTACAGTCTTAAAAAAAGGATTTGGAAAAAatataccctaaatacgtttgaccctgcgattgaccattgaccagtctttcaaaactacccttaaaaaaattgtgtttttgatatccttaaaggacaagtccaccccaacaaaaacttgatttgaataaaaagagaaacattcaacaagcataacactgaaaatttcatcaaaatcagatgtgaaataagaaagttatgacatttcaaagtttcgcttatttttaacaaaatagttatatgaacgagccagttacatccaaatgagagagtcgatgacatcactcactcactatttcttttgtattttattatatgaaatatttgtattttctcgtcattgtcacgtggaatgaagtttcattcctccctgaacacgtggaattattttaacattttgtgcttcaggcaaggaggtcctaatcgtcaaattcgtaaaaattgaaatattgtataattcaaacaataaaaaaacaaaagaaatagtgagtcagtgacatcatcgactctctcatttggatgtaactggctcgttcatataactattttgttaaaaattagtgaaactttgaaatgtcataactttcttattttccatccgattttgatgaaattttcagcattgtgcttgtctgatttttctctattgggcacacatgagtattacagacccccattcactcacgtgttatatcatagctcatcaaaaaatcattaaaaatcaatccctcgatagattttgctttaattcactgacattagtcacaattaacagtacattaagacttgatatgttaatcaggtacttgaccagctcaatcaaaagttaaatggcctgaaataagactaaccataatttcggccagttcattgccacaaaaaccagaactgcattgtgggtaataataattaaaatgaaatacaaaatgcagtctagcctccccaaacgccttgattatgaaagagtatgaacatagcattatgtctatcgtttttcttttgatatacaaacatttgatctatttttaatgaattattttaattaataaagtcatgtgatctttacttacgcctgtccggcatgctttgcgcgcggttgaattactctcatgtgccctatacTGTGGGTCAAATGACGAAAGGTTGAacattttggtctcaaaagaaatagtgggttctcctgaagagattgataccttgcattcaatacctaatctgactaaacgtgttaaaagaaaagaaaacgtctcattagacacccctcattttaatggaaaaatgcaatgttccattcatatattttgtgcgcttcctatggtattgcagctacaagttctacttgcttgatgtccatcaatgggctaaatatgtattatgtggatttacaacttcttgtttacatgtttaatttcgttcgaggtgatttattacctatgtattcgcataagaataaacaaagtaaataaaagaaaattgataacaaagaGTGTAAGCATTCCTTTTGCTCATTGGCGCCTCTCTTCCCTATTATAACCGTTAATTtggaggaagaaggggggggggggtgttataggcatcaaccccgtcctgcttacaagccaggaggatgggggaatgtaccccgactcagcacccccccccctcctgtagttttcaacgaagtgaatagtattcaagtgcgcaatctatgatgttttacatctgactgagacaagtttatgtattttaatgttttgttcatctttctttctttgtgtgctctagatattgaaaataggaatcctgatgataattagaagttctttatcattttgaagttccttctagtacttgttttatttcacactctcaaaccGACCAGATCTCCTATATTGACAgtagaaactcgcatttctgcatgataaatgataagcattgaatatacatttgaaagcgtcattTCAGCATCGTAGTCGATAAATGCACTAAATGCCgagttacatacttatcaaatgttgttaaacataacctatcactttgcatgaaactgtttgaagcattctcaccaccgatgtctagcagacgacgcccagccatagcaacgacagtgtagaagtgtagtcgcgatatagggcacacatgagtattacagacccccattcactcacgtgttatatcatagctcatcaaaaaatcattaaaaatcaatccctcgatagattttgctttaattcactgacattaatcacaattaacagtacattaagacttgatatgttaatcaggtacttgaccagctcaatcaaaagttaaatggcctgaaataagactaaccataatttcggccagttcattgccacaaaaaccagaactgcattgtgggtaataataattaaaatgaaatacaaaaatgcagtctagcctccccaaacgccttgattatgaaagagtatgaacatagcattatgtctatcgtttttcttttgatatacaaacatttgatctatttttaatgaattattttaattaataaagtcatgtgatctttacttacgcctgtccggcatgctttgcgcgcggttgaattactctcatgtgccctattgatgcaaatcaacatttttctgaggtggacttgacctttaacgagTGCACGTGCGGCCCGCTTCcgaaactgaaaaaacaccccaATTTAAACCggttttttttggtcacgcatgttaagagcaatatatttgactggcccCCGGGTATAAATGCGACATTCCTTATGTGTGAAAGGGTGCCCTGTCCCCAAACTGTTGCCCATGGTTACAGTCATAACCGAGAGAGCGAGGAAAGTCATTCTGCCCCCGGGTATAAATGCGACATTGTTATTTTCTCAATTGATGAAGGGTAATTTCGAATTACACGACACAAGCCTTTatactttcttcattttctgaaCTTTTTCATCAAAGACTTTAACATTCCTTATGTGTGAAAGGGTGCCCCTGTCCCCAAACTGTTGCCCATGGTTACAGTCATAACCGAGAGAGCGAGGAAAGTCACTCTGCCCCGGCCGCGCCGGGTATAGATGCGACCGATCCGACATTGTTATTTTCTCAATCGATGAAGGGTAATTTCGAATTACACGACACAAGCCATTatactttcttcattttctgaaCTTTTTCATCATAGACTTTAACATTCCTTATGTGGGTCACTCTGCTTCTTCGAAGATGTCTTATACATCGTCATCTTAATCATAAGGTTTTTCTTTGTCCAGTATTTGGAATCTTGTCCAGTATTCTTGTCCAGTTTTCCTTTGTCCAGTATTTGGAATCTTGTATTTTTTCGGCCTCACCAATTTTCCCAAGGGTAgaaaggttccccagagctatctaccctttggaaaaattggtgatgccgaaaaaatgtctctgccgggaatcgaacccgggcccccagctttgaacgccggtgccttaaccactagaccacagagatgggttaatggttagggcgggccagatccgattgaccgtcagatagacagattttcgacactataccaattatattttcctttgtcattgttcaaaactcattcacccgacaaaggaaaatataattggtatagtgtcgaaaatctgtatatatatatatatatatatatatatatatatatatatatatgtatatatacataattatatcaaaACCTTTGTTCCCCCTCTTCAGGAATGCCGAGTCCTGTAGACCAAACGAACGATGGTAGCAGTGAAAACACGAGTGGTGGTAATACAGTAATCAATGTCAATAGTAGTGGAGCTGTGTATATAAGATGGGGTAGAGATGTTTGTGTTGATGGATCAGAACTGGTTTATGCTGGtaagaaaacattttcaaaaatacgtTCTATTTATTACCTTTTAgtcaatttcattcattcacgCAGTTCAGTAGACTAAAAGCCgtgcgagggggggggggtagggtgaAACAGTAACTACATTTTACAACAGAGTTAAAAGCAATATGGcaacaaatataataatattttataaaaaaatatggaaattagaatatatagtaacataataataatgatgataataatgatcagTATAGCGTAATGAgccgccccccccaaaaaaaaaatagggggcacAACACGCAGTCACAATATTTCAACAGAGATTAACAACAACAATGTAAAGTTAATTTGTTATATATGTAAGTGAAGAGAATACTAAGAAGGTTATATAAGTGGCATTGGCCGAGAGACAGTAAGTAGACAATCGAATAGCATATAATCCTCTGCTGAACTGTACTTACAAGCATAATTGTTGTGTGCGCAATTTGTAGGTACTGCAGCAGGAGCTCACTACCAACATActggaagtggttctaactatCTGTGTATGCCACCTGACCCAATTTATGATGAACATCAGTCTGGTGGAAGTCGTGGTCTGCTGTACTCTGCCGAATATCAGACCAGCAACGCCATCGGTCGTCTCCAAGGTATCCACGACCACACACCAAAATGTGCAGTCTGTAGGGCGCCCTCAGGACGATCTACCAAATTGATGATCCCTGCGCGGAACGAGTGCCCTTCTGACGAGTGGCGCCTGGAGTACAGTGGTTACCTCATGTCAGCCTATCATGGCCACAAACGTACTGAGTTCGTTTGTTTCGATCATGACATGGAAGCAGAGCCTGGTACAGCTGGAAACGAAAATGGGGCTCTCTTCTACATGGTAACAGCGGCATGTGTGGCCGGAAGTGGTCTTCCTTGTGGACCCTATATTGACGGTCAGGAACTCACTTGCGCTTTGTGTACGATTTAGAAATTGTTTAGATCGAGTGATAATATAGTGCGTACGTTGAATTATATCTGTGTAGTGTAGCTCGTCTATTGAAACATGCAGTCGAAAAAAACAATTCCCGAAGGAATATGTCAAATTCGAAGTAGCTAGTACTTATATAGTTGCACCCACTGTTTCTTTCCAAGTGTGCCATTGACAGATAATTTTCAGAAACCTTGACGTATTGGGGTTGGAGGATAGTgcccatccccccaaaaaaccgCAAGCCCCTGACTTCCTTCAGTGTTCTCAATTGCAAATTTTAGCTAGTACTTAAAGAAAACATCCTCAGGCTTGGCCTTTTTTTGCCtcgcataatttttttttctttctaatttcataattatcattagcTCACATAATGCTTGCCTCAAAGGAAAATCATTGCATACAGTTATGTAACCATCATTAACAAAGATGATTACAGATTGAGATATAGGAATCATTATTcagtgacacgacattttctcctgcgacatttgctccgatcTTAATATCTTAGAGGGGGtcggattgtaatagagtttttggttcagaatactGTAAAgttaatacctcggtcacattttgCTCTACTGGCGaccgtacggcaagtcgaaaacagccgtaacatttttgtaccagctccATATTGGtagtttcaataaaaaatgaatcaaacggctgttttcgccgtacggccgccgtagagcaaatgtgaccgaggttcAATTAGGCTTCGGGTTTATTTAGTAGGTTTTGTTTGGCATGACGTGCAAATTTTCCATCGGAAAAATTATCTTGGAGCCCTGTATTCTTATAATCCAAAGTACAAACCATAAACAGAACACAGTGCGCTTAGAAACACCATGCAGTATAGTAAGCGACTTtaaatgttatgtattattattattaaactgaAAGTTTACAGTCTAGACCCTACTCGAGGATCAGGCAATGTCCAGTCAACATTATAGTAACCGTTACGTAATAATATTGGTTGAATTGTAGCCAGCAACAACTCCTTGAGTGGTGACGGTATAGTcgatataattatgaatatctTGGGATTATTTCATCAAAGTTGTGAGCACCGACCGGTAATCGAGAAGCAGTTACCAGAGTAATCGATGGTAATCGTCAGACACCTgggtcattctcagaaaaatgaacCAATTGATGGGGGAAgaaatcgtaaaaatgaagtctacagaatgggttgaaagatgcatattgtgaaagtacCATGTATGAGTAGGTGGCaacagaaaaggggcaagtcgctgttgcgtcaatttgaagtactgaccggattaagtcgagcactgtatatcatcgttacggaggttaatcgTTAGCATGGCCCACTTATTTTACTCgattaaatcacttttgaaatgatcgaaattgaaatgcacacaatttagttttagcgtggtatcaacaatttcattttctgaagcaaaaatgtttgcaagatggaaaaactattcaatattgttttcagAAGCAGGACTTTACCAattaacatataacaaaaagtaccataaaaatcattgcacatctttcgttcagtttaatgttcataatttgaatgaggcAACCTTAAAATATCTTTCATCCATAACCTGAGATCCTTAGCAATGCATGACCAATGCTGGGAATCCAAAGATAGTTTACCATTACATCCTCTCGATAGCTTTTAACcttgtcaatcttcgttacggaagttaaaatcaagttgcaaattgcaatacttattttgttagcTTGGGAACATCCATATCAAGGTATTCgtctacttttttttatttattaaagattAATGTGGAACGCATTGCTTAATCCCCccataaaaaatgttaaaaacagaACAGGAAGCGGAcaactgtcatttttgttgtcgttcttgttcaaagttggaatgagaaaaccgaataacCAAGCCACAGAATTGCAGTTCATCTTAAAGGTTTttggcaataaacaaaatataacaatcgcaGTCCCGTAACCAGgacccgggggccacttccattcacgagtggataccatgcgcgaccatggggtctcgaaaagcacccttaacacgtaatttccatattctgaaaatgcaccccttaacaagtattggcgtgtgaaaccctacccttaacaagtattggaaacaaaacgatactcttggcaaatattccctgaaatgaaccccttaacaagtacaggaatgttttattgttactggTCCTTTGGTtttcggctttaccttatttggtttagtacgaccccaccttctacacctcgcgcaaataggactctaaacacgtagtgtttgggcaaaaaggacatcctttataaaacattttaattttgttttatcatccccgcaaattcgaccctaaacacgtaattttcctagcgaaatagatacccttttttcattagttttgtgtttttgacacccttttcacgttacgtacgcccggtacgtacgtaacgtgccctatcatgaaaaggacatcctttttacgtgtttttttggtcgcgcatggtatccactcgtcaatgtaagtggcccccccgggaacCAGGATGAGTTCTCTGGGTTACGAGGAATCCCACCGCTTGCCAATAGCCgaaaaagataaagagagaaaaaaggaagagaattaaaaaaggacatggggaaaggaataataataaagtgaggTGAATGAAACAAGAGGCTAAAAATCCACAAATACATGAATTATTAATGAAATCTATATGATCTAATTgcgatttgttttcattataatgATATTGTTTCATTGAGATACGC
It contains:
- the LOC121425339 gene encoding short-chain collagen C4-like, which produces MAGVWHKGRGNNGRGPCSLCPEGAPGPRGPPGDIGLPGRDGRDGRDASCNGQLSGMPSPVDQTNDGSSENTSGGNTVINVNSSGAVYIRWGRDVCVDGSELVYAGTAAGAHYQHTGSGSNYLCMPPDPIYDEHQSGGSRGLLYSAEYQTSNAIGRLQGIHDHTPKCAVCRAPSGRSTKLMIPARNECPSDEWRLEYSGYLMSAYHGHKRTEFVCFDHDMEAEPGTAGNENGALFYMVTAACVAGSGLPCGPYIDGQELTCALCTI